In Roseiconus lacunae, one genomic interval encodes:
- a CDS encoding SixA phosphatase family protein gives MRHAKSSHGDPGLSDHQRPLNSRGRRDSPRMARWLSDQGYEPEIVLCSTSQRTRETLQLMLDQFSGEPEIRYCDSLYLSAPESILWTISSEHGGHSRVLVLGHNPGMSMVSSVLSRQALQMPTAAAAVLGLPAEPPAHETPSHWLDDLSQQTPLQLAAYMYPKGLDSHGEVAS, from the coding sequence ATGCGTCACGCCAAAAGCTCGCATGGCGATCCGGGGTTATCCGATCACCAACGCCCCCTCAATTCGCGTGGCCGACGAGATTCGCCACGCATGGCGCGTTGGCTTTCCGACCAGGGATACGAACCAGAAATCGTGCTCTGCTCGACCAGCCAGCGCACGCGGGAGACGCTGCAATTGATGCTCGATCAGTTTTCCGGCGAACCAGAAATCCGCTACTGCGACAGCCTTTACCTGTCAGCTCCCGAATCGATTCTCTGGACGATCAGCTCTGAACACGGAGGGCATAGCCGAGTGTTGGTCCTCGGTCATAATCCCGGTATGAGCATGGTCTCTTCGGTTCTCTCCCGCCAAGCATTGCAAATGCCGACGGCCGCGGCGGCGGTATTGGGATTGCCAGCAGAGCCCCCAGCGCACGAAACTCCTTCGCATTGGCTTGATGACCTCAGCCAACAAACGCCACTTCAGTTGGCGGCCTACATGTATCCCAAAGGGCTAGACAGCCATGGAGAGGTCGCGAGTTAA